The Chryseolinea soli nucleotide sequence CGCAGGTGTTCCCAGTCGGGTATTTGCCATGCCGCCTTGTCGCGCTTTTGGCGGATGAACCAAAGGGTTTTGTCGTGCCAATCCACACGGGCTTCGTCTTTGTTGAAGGTGTCGGCCAGGGCGGCGTGGTCCTTTGTTTTGGGTTCCGCGGTTGCTTCCATCACTTATCCGGCGTTTAATATTTCGGCGATGTGTATCACTTTGGTGGTGCTGTGTTGACGGCGCAAGATGCCTTCCAGGTGCATGAGGCACGACATGTCGCCGCCGGTGATGTAGGCTGCGCCATGATGCAGGTGGTCGGCCACGCGGTCTTTTCCCATTTTTACCGACACCGCTTCTTCGCCCACACAGAACGTTCCTCCGAAACCACAACATTCGTCGGCGCGGTCGAGGGAAATGAGTTCCAGTCCTTGCACGAGACGAAGCAGGTGCTGTGGCTTGGAAAATCCCGGCGCGACGAGCTCCGACATTTGCGAAGTGTGCAGGCCGCGCTGTCCATGACAACTTTGGTGGAGGCCAACTTTGTGTGGGAAGCGGGCGGGCAATTTGTCGATCTTCAGCACGTCGGTCAAAAACTCTGTGAGCTCCAGGATGCGGCTGCGGATGTGCGCGGCTTCCGCTTCGTGTTTTTCGACGTGGAGATGATCTTTAATGTGGAGGGTGCAGCTGCCCGAAGGGGAGACGATATAATCGTAGCCGGAGAAATTTTCAACAAACAGATCGTTACAGTTTGCGGCGAGATCTTCGAAACCCGAATTGGCCATGGGCTGGCCGCAGCAGGTTTGTTTTTCAGGATAGTGAACTTCTACGCCGAGTTTTTCGAGTAACTGCAGCGTGGCAATGCCTACCTGCGGATAGAACTGGTCCACGTAGCACGGTATAAAAATGGCGACCTTCATTTCAGTTCGTATTTTTCAACGGTAGCGGTAAGGCTACCTTGGGGTAAGTATAGGAGTTATTTGCAAAGTTTGCATCCTTTACGATCCTTTTCTATGGCGTTTTGATAGTTTTTTTGAGATGTGTCTTCCCGGTGGGATTGTATTAAAAAATATTTAGGGATTCGGACACAACGGCGATGGTGAGTTGGATTGGGGTGAGGTGTTCGGCCAGGGATAGGAGTGGAAAGCCCGGAGTGCGGTGGGAATAGGACGTGTGATTTGTTGGCGGGACGCCAGCAAATGGATAGTCGGGTTTCAGTGTGGTTGGGAATAAGGGATGGGCGGACTTGTAACGGATAGCCCGGCCCGAGGCCTCCGAGGGGGCCGCCCGGTGATTTTAGTTTATGCTGTGATCCTGGTCGATGTGCAGGGCTACAGCAGCGGTTCCAATATTTTGAGTACGTTTTTGGCGACGATCTTGTGGCCTTCCACGTTGGGGTGGATGCCGTCGGGGTTGTTGAGCTTTTCGTTGCCCGCCACATCCTGCAGCAGGAAGGGGATGAGCGCTGCCTTGTTTTTCTTGGCCAGGTCGGGGAAGATCTTCTGGAATTTGGTGGTGTAGTCGGGGCCCATGTTGGGGGGCACCATCATGCCGGCCACGATGATCTTGACGGCGGGATTTTTCGCCTTCATTTTGTCGATGATGGCCTGCAGATTTTTTTCGGTTTGGTCCAGGGGCAGACCACGCAATCCATCGTTTGCACCAAGTTCCAGCACCAGGATGTCGACAGGTTGACGCAGCACCCAATCCAGGCGGGCCAGTCCACCGGCGGAGGTTTCGCCGCTGAGACCGGCGTTGATCACTTTTACGGCTTTGCCATCGGCGGTTAGTTTCCTTTGAATGAGGGCCGGGAAAGCGTCGTCGACGGACAATCCGTTACCAGCGGTAAGGCTGTCGCCATAAAAAAGAATTACTTTGGCGGGCGGAGGGGCCGTAAAGAAGGCCATCACTAAAATAATCAACATCTTTTTTACGACCATATCTTCGAACTCCGTTGTGTTTACGTTTAAACTGAAACAATTTTACGGTAATAACGCTTTAGTTTCATTATTGATACAACAAAAATCATGTCAACCATTCTTCAGGCAGAGCATTTAACAAAAACATACCGGTCGGCCGACAAGCAACTGACGGTGCTGGACGATGTGTCGTTTTCGGTGAACCAGGGAAATTCACTGGCCATTATCGGTCCCTCGGGGAGCGGCAAAACCACGTTGCTGGGATTGTGCGCAGGGCTGGACACACCTTCGTCGGGCGCGATTTCGGTGATGGGTTTCAAACTCAACGCCATGAGCGAGGACGACCGGGCCTATTTGAGGAACCAGTATGTGGGCTTTGTCTTCCAGAATTTTCAATTGCTGTCCACCCTGACGGCCCTGGAGAACGTGATGGTGCCGCTGGAACTCCGCGGCGTACGCGACGTGGCCTCCAAGGCCCGGGAGTTGTTGGGCAGGGTTGGGTTGGCCGACCGCTCGCATCACTATCCCTCGCAGCTTTCGGGTGGCGAGCAACAACGCGTGGCGATTGCCCGGGCATTTATTACCGACCCCAAGATTTTGTTTGCCGACGAGCCCACCGGCAACCTGGATGAAGAGAACGCCCATTCGGTGACGGAACTATTATTTGGCATGAACAAAGAGAACGCCACAACCTTGGTGCTGGTGACCCACAACCTCGAACTTGCCCAACGCACGCAGCGCATCTTGCGCATGCGGGGTGGAAAGTTGGTGGAGGAGATCCACCAAATGGAAACCGTCTGACTTCGCCGCTATGATCGAATATATTATCAAACTGAAACGCGAAACGCGTTCCATCTTTAAGGACCGCTGGGTTTGGCGGATGGCCTGGCGCGATGCCCGCCACAATTTTTCGCGGCTCATGCTCTTTGCTGCTTCATTAGTGACGGGTATCGCAGCCGTGGTGGCTTTGGATTCGTTCAACCACACCTTGCAAAGTGACATCGACCGCAATGCCAAAGAACTCGTCGGCGCCGACCTGGTTGTGAACGGCGACAAGAAATTTGACAGCAAGATCATCGCCGCGTTCGATTCTACAAAACTGGAACAAGCCAACGAAGCCGATATGGCGTCGATGGTTTTATTTTTGAACAACGGGCAGTCCCGGTTGATCCGGCTTGTGGCGTTGTCGGGACCCTTTCCTTTTTACGGTCAAATAAAAACCAAGCCGGCGAACATCTACGAGAAGATGAAGGAGGGTAACTTTGCCATGATGGACGAGACGCTGGCCAGTCAATATGAGGTGAGCTCGGGAGACTCGATCCGCATCGGTCAAAGTACATTGGAGGTAGCAGGCGTTGTAACGGAAATCCCCGGTGGAGGCGGCATCATGGCGTCGTTTACGCCGTCGGTGTATATCTCGATGAAGGCACTGGACTCTACCAAGCTGGTGCAATACGGCAGCCGTGTGAATTACAAACGCTTTTTCAAAACCGGCAGCGACGCACAGACGGAGGCCATGATAAAACAACTCGACCCCGTCATAAAACGGGCGGGCTATTCCTATGAGACTGTGGAGCGAAGAAAGGAGGGATTGGGCAGAGGTTTTCTTTCCATCTACCGTTTCTTTTCACTGCTGGCGTTTGTCGCGTTGGTGTTGGGCTGCATTGGGGTGGCCAGTTCGGTGCATATCTATGCGCGCGAGAAACGTGAGGAAGTGGCGGTGTTGCGTTGCGTGGGATCTTCGGGGTGGCAGGCATTCAATATTTATTTCATTCAGATCTTTGTGCTGGGCATTTTGGCCAGCATCGCCGGTGCGGCCATTGGGGTGGGTATTCAACAGGTGTTGCCGTATTTCCTAAAAGGATTTATTCCATTTGAGGTAGGCTTCTCGTTGTCGTGGTCTTCGTTGTTGATGGGGTTGGTCATTGGCACGTTGGTGTCGGTGTTGTTTTCGATCCTGCCGTTGATATCGGTGCGTTTTGTGCCACCCCTTACCGTGTTGCGTTCCGGACCGGAGACTGCGGGAAGATTTTCGAAGACACGCATTGTCACACTGATCCTCATCGCGCTCTTTCCCATGGGCTTTGCCGCCTATCAAACCAAAAACGTGTTGACTGGATTGTTCTTCTTTCTGGGACTTGTGTTGGCCTTGGCGTGTCTTGCCTTGGTGGCCGCCGGGTTGTTATATGCCGTGCGGAAATTTTTCCCTTCCCGCGCCGGGTTCATCGTGCGGCATTCTTTGTCGAGCTTATTCCGCCCCAACAACCAAACGCGCGTGCTGATGGTCACGATAGGGCTAGGCGCTTTTATCATTTCGATCCTTAATATTGTCGAGGAAAGTATGCTGGGGCAGGTGGAGTTTACGGGACAAGAAAATCAGTCAAACACCATTCTCTTTGATATACAACCCGCGCAAAAGGAAGGCGTGCTAAAATTGATGGAGGACAACAAGTTGAAAGTAAATCAAGTAGTTCCCATCATCACATGTCGCCTGAACGAATTGAAGGGCAAACCGACGGACATCCTGCAGACCGACACCACCGACAAAATCCCCAATTGGGCGCTGACGCGTGAATATCGTGTGACCTATCGCGATAGCCTGACCCATTCGGAAGAATTGCTGAAAGGAGAGCTGCAACACAAAAAAGATGGTAAAGACTCTGTTTGGGTAACCATTTCGGAAGGCATGGAAGAATCACTGGATGTGAAGTTGAACGATTCGCTGGTGTTCGACGTGCAGGGCGTGCTCGTGAAGGTGCGCATTGCCGGCATACGAAAAGTGGATTGGCCAAAAGATCCACCCAACTTCATTTTCGTGTTTCCCAAAGGCGTGTTGGAGAATGCGCCACAGATCTTTGTAACGGCGACGCGCATCGACGAACAACAGCAAGCTAACGCGTTTCAGCAGCAGTTGGTGACACAATATCCCAATGTTTCGTTGATCGATCTGCGGCTTATTCTGAGCACGGTGAATGGATTATTCGATAAGCTTGGGTTGGTCATTCGTTTCCTGGCATTGTTCAGCATCATCACCGGACTCATTGTGCTGGCCGGGGCCGTCATCAACAGCAAGTTTTTGCGCATCCGCGAAAATGTGTTGCTGCGCACCATTGGCGCGCGCACCTGGCAGATCACGAAGATCACCTTGATCGAATACGCCTGGCTCGGGTTGTTTTCTGCCCTGACGGGGATGATCTTGTCGTTGGGCGGCGGATGGCTGCTGACCAAATTCTTCTTCGAGATCACCTTTGCATTCGATGCCGCGGAGTTGGGGATCATTGCGTTTGGCGTGGTCGTGCTGACGGTGTTGATCGGGTGGTTCAATTCGCGGGAAGTGATCAGTACGCCTCCCTTGCAGGTCTTGCGGAAGGAAGGCTGATTTTAGCCACAAGCCGCTGAGATCCAAGGAGGACGTGAAGTTTTGGCCGGTCTTTGATGACGGGGCGGTTAGAATCTTCGGGTTTAACTGTTAGCTTTGTGGCCCTAAATTGTAATGTCTTGAACTACCTGTCTGCCGAGCAAATTGCCAAAACGTATAATGACCGTTGGTTATTTAAAGAAGTGACTTTGGGCATATCCCAGGGCGAAAAGCTGGCCCTGGTGGGGAATAACGGCGTTGGGAAATCCACTTTGTTGAAAATTCTGACCGGAGAGGTACAAACCGATGCCGGAAAAGTCGGCATTCGGGATGGCATACGCCTAGGGTTTCTCACCCAACAGCCCTCAGTTGACGGAAATCTTACCGTAAAAGACGTTCTCTTTAGCGACGACAACGAAGTTGCCAAGGTTGTAAAAGAATATGAAGATTGTCTTCACCACCCCGACACGTCAGGCGATCGCATGCAGGCCGTGTTGGAGCGAATGGAGGAGTTGAACGCTTGGGACTATGAAAACAAGGTCCACGAGATCATCGAGAAGTTGGGAGTGCCCGACATCGATAAAAAGTTTGGCGAACTTTCCGGTGGACAAAAGAAAAGAATATTTCTCGCCCAACTCCTGTTGCTGGAGCCTGACCTTATCATCATGGACGAGCCCACCAACCACCTTGACCTGACGGCCATTGAATGGTTGGAGAACTATTTGTCGGGTCAAAATATCACCCTCATCATGGTGACCCACGACCGCTACTTCCTCGACAACGTGGCCACGGAGATCATCGAACTGGACCGTGGACAACTTTTCCGCTATAAAGGCAAATACGCTTACTTCCTAGAGAAAAAAGCAGAACGCGAGGAGATCCTGAAAGTGGAGGTGACTAAAGCGCGAAACCTGTTGAAGAAAGAGTTGGAATGGATGCGCCGTCAACCGCGTGCCCGGGGTACGAAAGCAAAGTATCGCGTGGATGCGTATTATGAACTGGAGAAAAAAGCATCTCAAGACCTGAAGAAAGACAGGCTGGAGCTCGACATGAAGGAAGCCCGTCAGGGTGGAAAAATTCTCGAGGTAGAGCATATCTCTAAAAAATATGGCATGTTGCCGATCGTGAACGATTTCTCATATGTGTTCAAAAAGAACGATCGCATTGGTGTTGTGGGCAAGAATGGGATCGGCAAGTCGACATTTCTCGACATGCTCGTTGGCAAAGCGAAACCGGACACCGGCGAAGTAATGCCTGGTCTTACTACGAAATTTGGATATTTCACGCAGGAATCTATCGCACTCAATCCAGCCAATCGCTTGATCGAAGAGGTGAAAGAGATCGCGGAGTTCATTACGCTAGCCGATGGCTCGCAAGTGTCGGCCTCTAAATTCCTCGACATATTTTTGTTTCCTCCGGAAAAGCAATACAACTACATCAGCAAACTGAGCGGGGGAGAGAAGAAGCGGTTGCAATTGTTGAAATTGTTGGTGACCAATCCCAACTTCCTCATCCTCGATGAACCCACGAACGATTTTGACATCGACACCCTCAACGTGTTGGAAGATTTCCTAGAGAAATTTTCGGGATGCCTCTTGCTGGTGAGCCACGACCGTTATTTTATGGATCATCTCGTTGACCAGCTTTTTGTTTTTGAAGGCGACGGAAACATCCGCCTCTTCAATGGCAACTATTCCGACTATCGCGACTGGCTCGATGATCAACAGGCCGCCCCAGAAATGAAACCTGCAAAAGTCGCAGCGCCTGCGGAGCCCGTTTCTGCTCCGGTAAAAAAGAAACTCAGCTACAAGGAAAAGCAAGAGTTTGATGCCCTTCAGCAGGAGATCACCGCGTTGGAAAAAAGAAAAGCCGAATTGGACGGTCATCTCAACGCAGGCAGCAACGATCATCAGCAATTGATCATGTGGGGCGAGGAACTTCAAAAGACCATCGACAACCTGGAAGCTAAGACGCTGCGGTGGCTTGAGCTTTCTGAGCTGATGGAATAATCTCAGTCGGTAGTACTCAATACTAAAGACTCAGGACTCACGACGGTTTTTTGCGGTTAAGTTTTTCTGAATTAAGTTTACTTAACTGCCAAGACTATGAAAGCCTGCGCCACGACGTTCACTTTTATTCTTTGTGTTCTCCAAGCCGAAGCACAACCTGGTCCTTATACATATCCTGCTGCTGCGTTGAAGTTCACTAAAGTTCAGATCGCATCAGAGAGCTTTGAATCCGCGGAGGTATTCGATGTAAACGGAGATGCACACCCCGACATCGTCTCCGGAAGCTATTGGTACAAGGGGCCCGACTTTAAATTCAAATATTTTATTGGTGACGTTCGCCGGGAGGGAGAATACTACGACGACTTCTCCACCATTCCATACGACGTGAACGAGGACGGAAAAATAGATTTCATCACCGGCGGATGGTGGGGTAATAACATCCGTTGGCGGGAAAATCCGGGGAACGAGGGTCCCTGGCCTGAACACGTCATCGCCACAACGGGTAACGTGGAGACCACGCGCGCATGGGACGTAGATGGCGATGGCAAACTGGAGATTGTTCCCAACACACCCGGTAAGCCCCTGTTCTACTATCAGAAGGAAAGCGGACAACCTGCTTTCACGGCTCACAAAGTGATAGACCAACACGGTCATGGCCTCGGCTTTGGCGATGTGAATGGCGACGGGCACGGCGATTTTATTGTCAGCACCGGTTGGGTTGAAGCGCCGGCCACATCAGCGGGTAGCTGGACGTTTCATGCCGAGTTTGACATCGGCCAGGGCAGTGTGCCCATCATCGTCACCGACGTGAACAAAGATGGACTAACCGATTTTATTGTTGGCCACGCCCACGACTACGGGCTGGTTTGGTACGAACAGAAAATGGAGAAACGAGCCCGCCGATGGATCCGACACACCATTGATCTCCTGCACTCACAATTTCACGCGATGCTTTGGACAGACCTTGACAACGATGGCCGCAGCGAACTTATTACAGGTAAACGCTATCGCGCGCATAACGAAAAAGATCCCGGCTCTTTCGATGATATCGGATTGTACTACTTTACCTGGAATGGAGAAAGTTTCACCAAGCAAGTCGTCTCATACGGCCCATTGGGACAAGGAAAGGGAACCGGAATTTATTTTGCAGTGGCCGATGTGGATGGAAATGCCTGGAAAGATATTGTAGTGGCTGGTAAAGACGGGCTGTTTGTGTTTTACAATCATGGATGGGAATAATCTACATTACGGTTGGGCGTTCCTGATCTTACTATTCTTCTTGCCGTATAAAAAATAAATAGCCAACCCGATCAACAGCCAAACGACCAGCCTGATCCAGGTGTCACGGGGAAGGGATATCATCATGGCCACACATGTAATGATGCCCAATATCGGCACAACAGGAACCCAAGGGGTGCGGAACGCGCGGGGCAGGTCCGGCTGTCGGTATCGCAGGATGATCACCCCCAAACATACCATGATGAACGCCAGCAACGTTCCAATGCTCGTCATTTCACCCACGACACGGATGGGAACGAAGCCAGCAAACAGACTAATGAAAAGTCCAAGAAGCATGTTGCCCTTATAGGGCGTTTGAAATTTAGGATGAACATGCGAAAAAAGGTTGGGCAAAAGACCATCGCGGCTCATGGAAAAGAACACACGCGACTGCCCCAGGAGGTCGACAAGGATCACGGAAGTATACCCAATGATGATGGCCAGGATGATGGCCTGTGCCATCCACCCGTACGGCGTTTTTTCGATAGCGATGGCGACAGGCGCTGCGCTGTCTTTAAACTCGGTGTAGTGTGCGAGTCCCGTCATCACAAAGCTGAATACACCAAAGAGCAAAGTGCAGATGATCAGCGAGCCGATGATGCCGATGGGCATGTTACGTTGCGGATTTTTTGCTTCTTGCGCCATGGTGGCCACAATGTCGAAACCGATAAAAACAAAGAACACGACGCCGGCGCCCCGGAAGATGCCGCTCACCCCAAATTCGCCGAACGTGCCGGTGTTTGCCGGAATGTAAGGAACAAAATTGTTGGGGTTGATGTAGTTCCAACCCAGAGCGATAAAAACGATCACCACGCCGATCTTCAGGGAAACGACGATGATGTTATATAAAGCCGATCCTTTTGTACCCCGGATAATAAGCGCCGTGATGAAGACGACGATGAGCACGGCGGGAATATTGATCCACCCTGTAACGACACTCCCGTCCGGAAGGGTCACCGTTTCGAAGGGAGAATGGAGCAGTTGCGCGGGTAGATAGATGTTGTATTTGCTTAGAAACCGAACCAGGTATTGCGACCAACTGATGGCCACGGTCGCGGCACCCACGGAATATTCCAATACAAGGTCCCAGCCGATGATCCATGCGAAAAATTCTCCGAGCGTCGCATACGCATAGGTGTAGGCGCTTCCTGCCACGGGCACCATAGACGCAAACTCCGCGTAACACAAGGCGCTGAAAGCGCAACCTATAGCGGCAATGATGAATGATAGCGTAACGGCAGGTCCGGCGTGATTGGCAGCGGCAATGCCCGTGAGGGAGAAAAGACCAGCACCTATGATCACCCCAATCCCAATGGCGATGAGGTTGATGGCCCCCAGACTTCTTTTCAGGGTTTGTGTACCCGTTTCGGCGGCTTCACGCTGGAGGGCTTCTATGGATTTCCGGATCATGCTAAATGACGTTCGCGGCAAAAATAGTCTATAAAACCGATAGACTTATAATTTTTTTTCATTTTGAATGACAGCGTGCGCAAGTGACGGTGTATGGAAGAATGACAATATTTTGCCTGGCGTGGGGAGGACGGTACTATTTTTTGTTTTTTCTATATTACTCCCTAAATCCTTCTGAATCATGAAGCCTTACTTGTTAATTCTTTTTATGTCTATGACCCTTTATGCTTTCGGCCAGAAAACCATTTCCTTATACGAGGGCCAGATCCCCAACAGCAAACCCAGTGCAGACAAAGAAAAAACCTCGATCCATGACGGGATCACCGTGGTCGATCAGATATCCAAACCCACCCTCAGCATTTATCTGCCCAGTGAAAAATCCGCGACAGGTGCGGCCGTTATTATTTATCCAGGCGGCGGATACTGGGTCAACGCGATAGCCCATGAAGGCGTGGACGTAGCAAAGAAGTTGAATAACATGGGCATTGCTGCCTTCGTCCTTAAGTACAGAATCCCAAGCGATGAAACGATGGAGAATCGCGAAATCGGCCCACTGCAGGATGCACAGCAAGCCATCCTCACGGTTCGGCAGCGTGCACAGGAATGGAAGATCGACCCAAAGCGAATCGGCATCATGGGCTTTTCCGCCGGAGGTCACCTGGCGTCAACGGCAGGTACACACTATACGAGCCCTGTCATTGACAATCCAACCAAAACCAGCTTGCGGCCGGATTTTATGATCTTGGTTTACCCCGTGATCAGCTTCCAGGACAGCATTTGTCACAAGGGATCGCGGGAGCAGCTTATTGGAAAGACGCCTTCCCAGGAAAAAATCAATTGGTATTCCAACGAGTTGCAAGTGACCCCTGACACACCACCCACGTTCCTTGTTCACGCTAGTGACGATGACGTGGTGAAGCCGGAGAACAGCATTGTTTTCTATGAGCACCTTATTCGCCACAAAGTACCGGCCGAATTGCACGTCTACCAAAATGGTGGCCACGGCTTTGGACTCGTCAATAAGACCACCGACGATGTGTGGCTTGATCGCTGCAAAGCATGGCTGTCCGCCAACGGTTGGTTAAAGCAAGTATCTGCAAAATGAACATTCAACACCTGTTATGGAAATCGTAATTACAGACGGTTACACCCTCAATCCCGGTGATCTAGATTGGGGTGAGATACAAGCGTTGGGAAACGTGCACTATCACGACCGAACGGCACCAGAGGACATAACGGACCGATGCCGCCATGCCGAAATCATCGTAACGAATAAAACGCCGATAAACACCCAGATCGTTCAGCAAGCAACTAAACTGAAGCTGATCGCCGTAACGGCTACAGGGTACAACATAATTGACGTTGCCGCTGCACAGGCCAAAGGGATTGCCGTCTGCAACGTGCCAGCTTACGGTACTGATTCTGTGGCGCAACATGCCATAGCGTTAATGCTGGAGCTCACTAATCACGTTGGTGAGAACAGTCTCAGCGTACGCCAGGGCGAGTGGTCCATGGCGAAGGATTGGTGTTACTCGGTCAGTCCATTGATTGAACTCAGCGGGAAGGTTTTCGGGATAGTAGGCTTTGGAAGAATCGGTCAGCGCACGGCCGCTATAGCGGAGGCTTTTGGCATGAAGGTTATTTTCTACAGTCCATCAAAAAAATCATTACCTGTGAAGCAAGTATCACTGGAAGCGCTTTTCCGCGAAAGCGATTTCATATCCCTGCATTGCCCGCTAACGCCAGACAACGTTGGCTCTGTGAACAAGGGCTTGCTTTCGCTCATGAAACCGACGGCGTTTTTGATCAATACCTCACGCGGCCAACTCATCAATGAAATGGATCTGGCCGCAGCATTGACACAAGGAACGTTAAAAGGAGCGGCACTCGACGTACTGAGCCAGGAGCCTCCACCACCGGGTCATCCGCTGACGGGCTTGAAGCAATGTATCATCACACCGCATACGGCCTGGCTCAGTGTGGAGGCACGGAGGAGAATATTGACTACCACCATTGAAAATATAAAGAGCTTTCTCGCGGGCTCACCGAGAAACCTCGTGACCGGGCGATAAGACTACGCTTCAGATACAAGTTATCTTAAAGAACAAGAGACAAGAGGTATACCATAAGCAAAGTTGTAAGACCCATGCCAACCGTAGCCACCGTGTAAACTTTCAGCATGGGCTCCATCGCCACACCACCGAATCGCGAGATCACCCAGAAGTAGGCATCGTTGGCATGCGAGATCATCATAGACCCACCACCCATTGCCAGCACGCACAAGAGTTTACCGTTTTCGGTGTCCATGCCCAATGCCGGAAGCAGCGGAAAAATAAGAGAAGCCGCTGTAAGAATAGCCACCGTGGAGGAACCTTGTGCGGTCTTTAATAAAAATGTCAGCAAAAACGGAAACAAAATGCCGAGGTGCTGGAGCGGAAGTACGTCGCTGAAATGATCGCCGATCTTTGTGGCCGCGAGCACATGGCCAAAGGCTCCGCCAGCACCGATGATTACTAAAATGCCACCAGATTTCTCCACGGCTTCGCGCAGTATGACGGAAACAGTCTCCCGATCGCGATTTCCTTTTCCGATAAAACAAAGTACGATGCCAATGACCAGGGCGATAGAAGGATCACCAACAAACGCGAGGGCTTGAGCGAACGACGAAGTTTGGGTCGGCTTCACCAAAAAAGATTTCAAGCCGATCAGAAATATGGGGACCAGCAAGGGGAGAAGCGATGAAAGGACGTTGTAGTGCTTTGCCGGGATTTTGGCTTCAACGCTTTCAGTCTCTTCGGAAAATGCGGCTGACTTTCCTGCGTATACCGCCCATCCATAGCCAACAAGCATGGCGGGCAAGGCAACGAGGACTCCAAAAAGCAATACTCTCCCAAAATCGACGCCGATGATTCCGGCGGCGGCGGCCGCGCCAGGGTGAGGCGGGATGAGGCAATGCACAGCGTATAGTCCAGTGGCCAGACATACCGAGACCGACGCTGCAGCAAGGCCGGCTTTGCGTGCCAGTGAGTTGCCGAGACCGCTCAGCACGATGAATCCGGAATCGCAAAAGATGGGCATGCCCACAATGAACCCCGTTATGCTCATCGCGAATGCAGCATGACGAGCGCCGA carries:
- a CDS encoding arylesterase, coding for MLIILVMAFFTAPPPAKVILFYGDSLTAGNGLSVDDAFPALIQRKLTADGKAVKVINAGLSGETSAGGLARLDWVLRQPVDILVLELGANDGLRGLPLDQTEKNLQAIIDKMKAKNPAVKIIVAGMMVPPNMGPDYTTKFQKIFPDLAKKNKAALIPFLLQDVAGNEKLNNPDGIHPNVEGHKIVAKNVLKILEPLL
- a CDS encoding ABC transporter permease, with the protein product MIEYIIKLKRETRSIFKDRWVWRMAWRDARHNFSRLMLFAASLVTGIAAVVALDSFNHTLQSDIDRNAKELVGADLVVNGDKKFDSKIIAAFDSTKLEQANEADMASMVLFLNNGQSRLIRLVALSGPFPFYGQIKTKPANIYEKMKEGNFAMMDETLASQYEVSSGDSIRIGQSTLEVAGVVTEIPGGGGIMASFTPSVYISMKALDSTKLVQYGSRVNYKRFFKTGSDAQTEAMIKQLDPVIKRAGYSYETVERRKEGLGRGFLSIYRFFSLLAFVALVLGCIGVASSVHIYAREKREEVAVLRCVGSSGWQAFNIYFIQIFVLGILASIAGAAIGVGIQQVLPYFLKGFIPFEVGFSLSWSSLLMGLVIGTLVSVLFSILPLISVRFVPPLTVLRSGPETAGRFSKTRIVTLILIALFPMGFAAYQTKNVLTGLFFFLGLVLALACLALVAAGLLYAVRKFFPSRAGFIVRHSLSSLFRPNNQTRVLMVTIGLGAFIISILNIVEESMLGQVEFTGQENQSNTILFDIQPAQKEGVLKLMEDNKLKVNQVVPIITCRLNELKGKPTDILQTDTTDKIPNWALTREYRVTYRDSLTHSEELLKGELQHKKDGKDSVWVTISEGMEESLDVKLNDSLVFDVQGVLVKVRIAGIRKVDWPKDPPNFIFVFPKGVLENAPQIFVTATRIDEQQQANAFQQQLVTQYPNVSLIDLRLILSTVNGLFDKLGLVIRFLALFSIITGLIVLAGAVINSKFLRIRENVLLRTIGARTWQITKITLIEYAWLGLFSALTGMILSLGGGWLLTKFFFEITFAFDAAELGIIAFGVVVLTVLIGWFNSREVISTPPLQVLRKEG
- a CDS encoding ABC-F family ATP-binding cassette domain-containing protein; the protein is MNYLSAEQIAKTYNDRWLFKEVTLGISQGEKLALVGNNGVGKSTLLKILTGEVQTDAGKVGIRDGIRLGFLTQQPSVDGNLTVKDVLFSDDNEVAKVVKEYEDCLHHPDTSGDRMQAVLERMEELNAWDYENKVHEIIEKLGVPDIDKKFGELSGGQKKRIFLAQLLLLEPDLIIMDEPTNHLDLTAIEWLENYLSGQNITLIMVTHDRYFLDNVATEIIELDRGQLFRYKGKYAYFLEKKAEREEILKVEVTKARNLLKKELEWMRRQPRARGTKAKYRVDAYYELEKKASQDLKKDRLELDMKEARQGGKILEVEHISKKYGMLPIVNDFSYVFKKNDRIGVVGKNGIGKSTFLDMLVGKAKPDTGEVMPGLTTKFGYFTQESIALNPANRLIEEVKEIAEFITLADGSQVSASKFLDIFLFPPEKQYNYISKLSGGEKKRLQLLKLLVTNPNFLILDEPTNDFDIDTLNVLEDFLEKFSGCLLLVSHDRYFMDHLVDQLFVFEGDGNIRLFNGNYSDYRDWLDDQQAAPEMKPAKVAAPAEPVSAPVKKKLSYKEKQEFDALQQEITALEKRKAELDGHLNAGSNDHQQLIMWGEELQKTIDNLEAKTLRWLELSELME
- a CDS encoding ABC transporter ATP-binding protein, which gives rise to MSTILQAEHLTKTYRSADKQLTVLDDVSFSVNQGNSLAIIGPSGSGKTTLLGLCAGLDTPSSGAISVMGFKLNAMSEDDRAYLRNQYVGFVFQNFQLLSTLTALENVMVPLELRGVRDVASKARELLGRVGLADRSHHYPSQLSGGEQQRVAIARAFITDPKILFADEPTGNLDEENAHSVTELLFGMNKENATTLVLVTHNLELAQRTQRILRMRGGKLVEEIHQMETV
- a CDS encoding FG-GAP repeat domain-containing protein, with translation MKACATTFTFILCVLQAEAQPGPYTYPAAALKFTKVQIASESFESAEVFDVNGDAHPDIVSGSYWYKGPDFKFKYFIGDVRREGEYYDDFSTIPYDVNEDGKIDFITGGWWGNNIRWRENPGNEGPWPEHVIATTGNVETTRAWDVDGDGKLEIVPNTPGKPLFYYQKESGQPAFTAHKVIDQHGHGLGFGDVNGDGHGDFIVSTGWVEAPATSAGSWTFHAEFDIGQGSVPIIVTDVNKDGLTDFIVGHAHDYGLVWYEQKMEKRARRWIRHTIDLLHSQFHAMLWTDLDNDGRSELITGKRYRAHNEKDPGSFDDIGLYYFTWNGESFTKQVVSYGPLGQGKGTGIYFAVADVDGNAWKDIVVAGKDGLFVFYNHGWE
- a CDS encoding (Fe-S)-binding protein, with product MKVAIFIPCYVDQFYPQVGIATLQLLEKLGVEVHYPEKQTCCGQPMANSGFEDLAANCNDLFVENFSGYDYIVSPSGSCTLHIKDHLHVEKHEAEAAHIRSRILELTEFLTDVLKIDKLPARFPHKVGLHQSCHGQRGLHTSQMSELVAPGFSKPQHLLRLVQGLELISLDRADECCGFGGTFCVGEEAVSVKMGKDRVADHLHHGAAYITGGDMSCLMHLEGILRRQHSTTKVIHIAEILNAG